In the genome of Bradysia coprophila strain Holo2 unplaced genomic scaffold, BU_Bcop_v1 contig_232, whole genome shotgun sequence, one region contains:
- the LOC119076915 gene encoding S-phase kinase-associated protein 1-like encodes MPTVRLQSSDGEIFNTDANTIKCSETIKTMFDDCRIGDEDDVLVPVQNVRADILQKVLEWANHHKDEAQKAGDGVDTKQKRTDDISEWDANFLKVDQGMLFDLILAANYLDVRGLLDVTCKKVASMIKGKNPDQIRKTFNIINDFGEEEGEEEGMKKSEES; translated from the coding sequence ATGCCTACCGTCCGTTTACAATCATCCGATGGCGAAATTTTCAATACTGACGCGAACACAATAAAGTGTTCGGAAACTATCAAAACAATGTTCGATGATTGCAGAATCGGGGATGAAGACGACGTTCTTGTGCCGGTGCAGAATGTGAGAGCAGACATTTTGCAAAAAGTTCTAGAATGGGCCAACCATCACAAAGACGAAGCTCAAAAGGCTGGCGATGGCGttgacacaaaacaaaaacgaaccGATGACATTTCGGAGTGGGATGCAAACTtcttgaaagtggaccagggaATGTTGTTCGATTTGATTTTGGCAGCGAATTACCTGGATGTAAGGGGACTGTTGGACGTTACGTGCAAAAAGGTGGCCAGTATGATCAAGGGGAAAAACCCAGACCAGATTCGCAAAACGTTTAACATTATTAACGATTTTGGTGAAGAGGAAGGCGAAGAGGAAGGTATGAAGAAAAGTGAAGAGAGTTGA